Proteins found in one Aspergillus chevalieri M1 DNA, chromosome 2, nearly complete sequence genomic segment:
- the AFG3 gene encoding ATP-dependent metallopeptidase FtsH/Yme1/Tma family protein (COG:O;~EggNog:ENOG410PHG7;~InterPro:IPR000642,IPR041569,IPR003959,IPR027417, IPR003593,IPR003960,IPR037219,IPR005936,IPR011546;~MEROPS:MER0002605;~PFAM:PF00004,PF01434,PF06480,PF17862;~TransMembrane:1 (o345-367i);~go_component: GO:0016020 - membrane [Evidence IEA];~go_component: GO:0016021 - integral component of membrane [Evidence IEA];~go_function: GO:0004176 - ATP-dependent peptidase activity [Evidence IEA];~go_function: GO:0004222 - metalloendopeptidase activity [Evidence IEA];~go_function: GO:0005524 - ATP binding [Evidence IEA];~go_function: GO:0008270 - zinc ion binding [Evidence IEA];~go_function: GO:0016887 - ATPase activity [Evidence IEA];~go_process: GO:0006508 - proteolysis [Evidence IEA]), which produces MATSILRRPGNLARYSRTAAECIPRARPILTYTRQSRLSALITAHRNTRCYTTGGPGGPPRNDQNGQNNPGRKPENGGDPNRDNKGPEEPPSKLSKEEQEGLDKLISNLKEGVPPSQHQLLDDIRTVLMSEGLPEEVRDYIAEHVRSGRVPSLMDYVKFTRYVSKNMKTYAAKMEELERKREQGLKPEEAEEQQKKEKEQEGEQQQQKQQKGKDQWNKPPNFRVLEFRFDPVTTLISTMLAYYVYQSFFPGEGRKEITWQEFRANFFDKGLVEKLTVINGARVRVDLHRDAVANVYPDSPASEQSFHYYFTIGSVESFERRLDEAQNELGIASIERVPVAYQDEVSWLATVASFGPTLLLIGTFFWLSRRAGSGGGQSGIFGIGKSRAKRFNHETDIKTKFSDVAGMDEAKVEIMEFVSFLKQPERFQKLGAKIPRGAILSGPPGTGKTLLAKATAGESGVPFFSVSGSEFVEMFVGVGPSRVRDLFANARKNTPCIIFIDEIDAIGKSRAKQAFGGGNDERESTLNQILTEMDGFNTSDQVVVLAGTNRPDVLDKALMRPGRFDRHISIDRPTMDGRKQIFRVHLSKIVTSEDMEYLCGRLAALTPGFAGADIGNCVNEAALVAARENADKVVMKHFEQAIERVIGGLEKKSVVLSPEEKRTVAYHEAGHAICGWYFRHADPLLKVSIIPRGQGALGYAQYLPAGGDTYLLNVNQLMDRMAMTLGGRVSEELHFDTVTSGASDDFNKVTRMATAMVTKFGMSPKLRYIHYEEDQQQFQKPFSEETAKDIDMEVRRIVEEAYKKCHNMLVEKKKEVGMVAEELLSKEVLSRDDLIRLLGPRPWPETGEFAKYFDGRTVQPPESPQMPTEELEGKDGRDQTPLPPS; this is translated from the exons ATGGCCACTTCAATACTCCGGCGGCCAGGCAATCTTGCCCGATACTCGAGAACCGCAGCAGAATGCATCCCTCGTGCACGCCCAATCCTCACATACACCCGCCAATCGAGACTATCAGCTCTCATCACCGCGCACCGGAACACAAGATGCTATACCACCGGAGGCCCCGGAGGGCCACCACGTAACGACCAGAACGGACAAAACAACCCCGGGAGAAAGCCCGAGAACGGAGGTGACCCGAATCGGGATAACAAAGGGCCCGAGGAGCCTCCGTCGAAACTGAGCAAGGAAGAGCAGGAGGGGCTGGATAAGCtgatatcgaatctgaaggaGGGGGTGCCGCCGTCGCAGCACCAGTTGCTGGATGATATTCGGACGGTGTTGATGAGTGAGGGGTTACCGGAGGAGGTGAGGGATTATATTGCGGAGCATGTTCGGTCTGGGCGGGTGCCGTCGCTTATGGATTATGTGAAGTTCACGCGTTATGTGTCGAAGAATATGAAGACTTATGCGGCGAAGATGGAAGAGTTGGAGAGGAAACGAGAGCAAGGCTTGAAACCGGAGGAGGCCGaggagcagcagaagaaggagaaggagcaggagggagagcagcaacagcagaagcagcagaagGGTAAGGATCAATGGAATAAGCCGCCAAACTTCAGGGTCCTTGAGTTCCGATTCGATCCCGTTACGACTTTGATTAGCACGATGTTGGCATATTATGTCTACCAGAGCTTCTTCCCCGGTGAAGGCAGAAAGGAGATCACATGGCAGGAGTTCAGGGCGAATTTCTTCGACAAGGGTCTTGTGGAAAAGTTGACCGTCATCAATGGTGCTCGTGTCCGGGTTGATCTCCATCGCGATGCTGTGGCCAACGTCTACCCCGACTCCCCAGCAAGCGAGCAATCCTTCCATTACTACTTCACCATCGGATCGGTTGAGAGTTTCGAGCGCAGACTGGATGAAGCTCAGAACGAATTGGGTATTGCCAGCATAGAGCGGGTTCCCGTCGCCTACCAGGATGAAGTTTCTTGGCTTGCAACCGTTGCATCTTTCGGTCCTACCCTTTTGCTGATCGGTACTTTCTTCTGGTTGTCGAGACGTGCTGGTAGTGGAGGTGGACAGAGTGGAATCTTTGGTATTGGGAAGAGCCGTGCTAAGCGCTTCAACCATGAGACGGATATCAAGACCAAGTTCTCGGATGTGGCTGGTATGGACGAGGCAAAGGTTGAGATTATGGAATTCGTCAGCTTCCTTAAGCAGCCGGAGAGGTTCCAGAAGCTGGGTGCTAAGATCCCCCGTGGTGCTATCCTCTCTGGTCCTCCTGGTACTGGTAAAACGCTGCTGGCCAAGGCGACCGCTGGTGAATCTGGTGTCCCGTTCTTCAGTGTCAGCGGTTCGGAATTCGTTGAGATGTTCGTCGGTGTTGGTCCCTCTCGTGTCCGTGACCTTTTCGCCAACGCGCGGAAGAACACGCCCTGCATCATCTTCATTGATGAAATCGATGCCATCGGCAAGTCGAGAGCCAAGCAGGCTTTTGGCGGCGGCAACGACGAGCGTGAGAGTACTCTCAATCAGATCCTTACTGAAATGGACGGTTTCAACACTTCCGACCAGGTTGTTGTCCTGGCTGGTACCAACCGACCGGACGTTCTTGATAAGGCTTTGATGCGTCCTGGCCGTTTTGACAGACACATCTCTATTGACAGGCCGACTATGGATGGCCGCAAGCAGATCTTCCGCGTTCACTTGAGCAAGATCGTTACCAGTGAGGACATGGAATACTTGTGTGGTAGATTGGCGGCTTTGACTCCGGGCTTTGCTGGTGCTGATATTGGAAACTGTGTTAACGAGGCAGCCCTTGTTG CGGCTCGTGAAAACGCCGACAAGGTGGTCATGAAGCACTTCGAGCAGGCTATCGAGCGTGTCATCGGCGGTCTGGAGAAGAAGTCCGTCGTGCTCTCACCCGAGGAGAAGCGCACCGTCGCATACCACGAGGCCGGACACGCCATCTGTGGCTGGTACTTCCGCCACGCCGATCCTCTCCTCAAGGTCTCCATCATCCCCCGAGGCCAAGGTGCTTTGGGATATGCTCAATACCTGCCAGCCGGCGGAGATACCTACCTTCTCAATGTCAACCAACTCATGGACCGCATGGCCATGACCCTGGGCGGCCGTGTCAGCGAAGAACTCCACTTCGACACCGTCACCAGCGGCGCCAGCGACGACTTCAACAAGGTCACCCGCATGGCAACCGCCATGGTAACAAAATTCGGCATGTCCCCCAAGCTCCGCTACATCCACTACGAAGAAGACCAGCAGCAATTCCAGAAGCCCTTCTCCGAGGAAACAGCCAAGGATATCGACATGGAAGTCCGCCGCATCGTCGAAGAAGCCTACAAGAAGTGTCACAACATGCTCgtcgagaagaagaaggaagtcgGTATGGTTGCGGAGGAACTTCTCTCCAAGGAGGTTCTTTCGCGTGATGATCTTATCCGCCTCTTGGGTCCCAGACCTTGGCCTGAGACGGGTGAGTTCGCGAAGTACTTCGATGGACGCACCGTGCAGCCACCAGAGTCTCCGCAGATGCCGACGGAGGAGCTTGAAGGGAAAGATGGGAGAGACCAGACTCCTCTTCCGCCATCATGA